In one window of Helianthus annuus cultivar XRQ/B chromosome 17, HanXRQr2.0-SUNRISE, whole genome shotgun sequence DNA:
- the LOC110924360 gene encoding uncharacterized protein LOC110924360, translated as MASKMDELKGMIGEMQGKKGTRKCTYKEFMACNPLPFKREIDPIACQRSIASTEAMFVRSHCEKEDQVMFATGLLQFQAKDWWDAYSKETGEDKVQVLTWQEFKEPFLKYHCPQSAIDRIQEDFLHLRQKDETIDEITNIFLDRLKFCKEIAGTERMKINRYHGMLKAEYREFIIPAKCETLNELINLARDREIELRKQAERGEKRVSENASSTSPSKKQKFQDQGKKVKAKGSIPKCKTCGKLHTGECLKGKKGCYNCGQEGHPYYRCPNPSRTCYNCFQL; from the coding sequence ATGGCGAGTAAGATGGACGAGTTGAAGGGAATGATCGGAGAAATGCAAGGAAAGAAAGGAACTCGCAaatgcacttacaaagaatttatgGCGTGCAACCCATTACCTTTCAAAAGAGAAATTGATCCTATAGCATGTCAAAGGTCGATTGCAAGTACTGAGGCGATGTTTGTAAGGAGTCATTGTGAaaaagaggatcaagtgatgtttgCCACTGGGTTGTTACAATTCCAAGCTAAAGACTGGTGGGATGCTTATAGTAAAGAGACTGGGGAAGACAAAGTTCAAGTCTTGACGTGGCAAGAGTTTAAGGAACCTTTTCTAAAATACCACTGTCCGCAATCTGCCATTGACAGAATCCAAGAAGATTTCCTACATCTCCGACAGAAAGACGAAACCATTGATGAAATCACCAACATTTTTCTCGACAGGCTGAAATTCTGTAAGGAGATAGCGGGAACAGAAAGAATGAAGATAAACCGCTATCATGGTATGTTGAAGGCGGAGTATCGGGAGTTCATAATTCCCGCTAAATGTGAAACCTTGAATGAACTCATCAACTTGGCCCGAGATAGGGAGATTGAGCTAAGAAAACAGGCGGAGAGAGGTGAGAAAAGAGTGTCTGAGAATGCTTCCAGCACGAGTCCGTCAAAGAAACAGAAATTTCAAGATCAGGGCAAGAAGGTTAAAGCGAAGGGTAGCATTCCAAAGTGCAAAACTTGTGGAAAGTTACATACGGGGGAGTGCTTGAAAGGGAAGAAGGGCTGTTACAATTGTGGTCAAGAGGGACATCCATACTATAGGTGTCCTAATCCTTCCAGAACGTGCTACAACTGTTTCCAACTGTAA